A single region of the Nocardioides sp. W7 genome encodes:
- a CDS encoding UvrD-helicase domain-containing protein, which yields MESPELEVEMGAGESALRRSTELNGEADALFDLVQQKRQLAHNFAAACHSEQELAEIVRPLSVLGWTVLEDRRWPGSKRANVDFLLVGPGGVVVLDAKHWAELEIRNGVVFRGDAREDDEVAKLARLVGSIVESIADTGLAAAAVSAAMVFTSHAVRATAVGPVTVVGAGQVVAWLAGLRQRFTGDQVTVVAAAIARACPEIDGDPLRPTPAPVKVQPRRLAEPSPALIDVEAITQSLLESALAGPIEDWMTFLHPDQNKLVRSHWNGPARIRGPAGTGKTVVGLHRAVYLAERTDRPVLVTSFVKTLPVVLSSLATRLSPNAAERIEFVGVHALAFRALERTGQKIRLDQKGADRAFQEAWRRTDAATKLGAVDERASYWKEEIDCVIKGRGLTEFGDYRELRRVGRKTPLQAADRAHVWDLYSAYEAELAEQGIQDFNDLLIRAKAAVDTYPDLFTYSAVIVDEVQDLNLAAFRFLAALAGDGPDRLLIIGDGQQSVYPGGFTLSEAGISVAGRGTVLRVNYRNTREILEEAARLVSTDTFEDLDGLPEPGRRDAEVPRRGYQPVRWMAERQAGLDSALRLQLTRTHAMGVPWGDLAVLVERRWDVRRYERTLRNAGIPHVDLREYDGRTTDEVKLGTFKRAKGLDFKYVLMPGLRTGPPEMSPGETSDSYAERCERLRRELYVGMTRARDGLWLGYLRS from the coding sequence GTGGAGTCACCTGAGCTGGAGGTCGAGATGGGGGCAGGCGAGTCTGCGCTGCGTCGAAGCACGGAGCTGAACGGAGAGGCGGACGCTCTCTTCGACCTGGTCCAGCAGAAGCGCCAGCTCGCGCACAACTTCGCGGCGGCTTGTCATTCGGAGCAGGAGTTGGCCGAGATCGTGCGCCCGCTCTCGGTGCTGGGCTGGACTGTCCTGGAGGACCGGCGGTGGCCCGGATCGAAGCGGGCGAACGTCGACTTCCTCCTCGTCGGGCCCGGCGGGGTCGTCGTACTCGACGCAAAGCACTGGGCCGAGCTGGAGATCCGCAACGGGGTCGTCTTTCGGGGTGACGCTCGCGAGGATGACGAGGTCGCGAAGCTGGCTCGGCTCGTCGGCAGCATCGTGGAGTCCATCGCGGACACCGGCCTGGCCGCAGCCGCCGTCAGCGCGGCGATGGTGTTCACCAGTCACGCCGTGCGGGCCACCGCGGTCGGGCCGGTCACGGTCGTTGGGGCGGGGCAGGTGGTCGCCTGGCTGGCGGGGTTGCGTCAGCGCTTCACCGGGGACCAGGTCACCGTCGTGGCCGCTGCCATCGCCCGGGCGTGCCCGGAGATCGACGGCGATCCGTTACGTCCGACGCCCGCCCCGGTGAAGGTCCAGCCCCGGCGACTCGCGGAGCCATCCCCCGCACTGATCGATGTCGAGGCGATCACCCAGTCGTTGCTGGAGAGCGCACTGGCGGGGCCGATCGAGGACTGGATGACGTTCCTGCACCCCGACCAGAACAAGCTGGTCCGTTCCCACTGGAACGGGCCGGCACGGATCCGAGGACCGGCGGGTACCGGCAAGACGGTCGTGGGTCTCCACCGTGCCGTCTATCTCGCCGAGCGGACCGACCGTCCCGTGCTGGTCACGTCCTTCGTGAAGACCCTCCCCGTCGTGCTCTCGTCGTTGGCCACACGGCTGTCCCCCAACGCCGCCGAGAGGATCGAGTTCGTCGGCGTGCATGCCCTGGCGTTCCGCGCTCTTGAGCGGACGGGACAGAAGATCCGGCTCGACCAGAAGGGCGCCGACCGAGCCTTCCAGGAGGCCTGGCGACGCACGGACGCGGCCACCAAGCTTGGTGCCGTCGACGAACGAGCGTCGTACTGGAAGGAGGAGATCGACTGCGTCATCAAGGGGCGGGGCCTCACCGAGTTCGGCGACTATCGCGAGCTGCGTCGCGTCGGCCGCAAGACTCCCCTGCAGGCCGCTGACCGAGCGCACGTCTGGGACCTCTACTCCGCGTACGAGGCCGAGCTCGCCGAGCAGGGCATCCAGGACTTCAACGACCTGCTGATTCGGGCCAAGGCGGCCGTCGACACCTATCCCGACCTCTTCACCTACAGCGCGGTCATCGTCGACGAGGTCCAGGACCTCAACCTGGCGGCGTTCCGGTTCCTCGCGGCCCTCGCCGGGGACGGCCCGGACCGCCTCCTGATCATCGGCGACGGCCAGCAGTCGGTCTATCCAGGCGGGTTCACCCTGAGCGAGGCAGGCATCAGCGTCGCCGGTCGCGGCACGGTGCTGCGCGTCAACTACCGCAACACCCGCGAGATCCTCGAGGAGGCCGCGCGACTCGTCTCGACCGACACCTTCGAGGACCTCGACGGGCTGCCCGAGCCGGGACGTCGCGACGCCGAGGTCCCGCGCCGTGGCTACCAGCCGGTCCGGTGGATGGCCGAACGCCAGGCGGGACTCGACTCGGCCCTGCGCCTGCAGCTGACGCGCACTCACGCGATGGGCGTGCCCTGGGGTGACCTCGCCGTCCTGGTCGAACGCCGGTGGGACGTCCGCCGCTACGAGCGGACGCTCCGCAACGCCGGCATCCCCCACGTCGACCTCAGGGAGTACGACGGCCGGACGACGGACGAGGTCAAGCTCGGCACCTTCAAGCGGGCGAAGGGACTCGACTTCAAGTACGTCCTGATGCCCGGACTCCGCACCGGGCCGCCCGAGATGTCTCCCGGGGAGACGAGCGACTCGTACGCCGAGCGCTGCGAGCGACTCCGGCGGGAGCTGTACGTCGGCATGACGCGGGCCCGAGACGGACTGTGGCTGGGCTACCTCCGGTCGTAG
- a CDS encoding ice-binding family protein: MSRSARLARQSSTRSGMAGVGVAVCGLLLAGQLAAPPAVAADPPTGAFVSLGSAAAYSVLAGAGVSNTGTATVLDGHLGLSPTGVIAGFPPGTTKGVIHDKDAAAEQAQADRQDAYDAAAAQTSTDTFAGDQAGKTIKPGVHSTAAAFTNTGTMTLDADGDSSAVFVFQIGAAFSSAAATKVVLTDGALANNVYWQVLGAVSFGAGAKLVGTFLGAGVISFGEGASLKGRALTSSTVALANSPVTEPIDDLTAPVVTIAGGSGRSTSDTTPAIAGTTDEAPGRRVTVSVAGQTLAATVGAGGAWSVSANALSEGTHTVVASSTDGSQNTGSAEQALTVDVSAPSLNIDGGDAGATKDTTPTITGSTTEPAGSEVRVTVGGQTLAAVVGAGGLWAVIASPLTEDAHAVVASGDDAAGNQGSAVQVLTVDLTVPVVSIDGGAATSTVDTSPWIAGSSAERAGTTVRVTVAGQDLTAVVQPGGRWSVSATTLPVGAHPVVAAVTDAAQNTGTATQTLTVTPVGGPGPGPAPGPGPAPGPGPGPVPPVTQGRPDAAVRTPGGRFVGDGRYALSSQRVIEKLTGRDRRATFEVRITNRGNVADRLVLRGMPKNRKFKVTYLVGGRNVTKAVVAGRYRTGALRPGASTLLTVKVTRTALARAGSSRTFEVRVASSVSASERDAVAGVVRVRR; encoded by the coding sequence ATGAGCCGTAGCGCCCGCCTCGCCCGTCAGAGCTCCACCAGATCCGGGATGGCGGGGGTGGGAGTCGCGGTCTGTGGGCTGCTGCTCGCCGGCCAGCTCGCGGCTCCGCCCGCAGTCGCGGCGGACCCGCCGACGGGCGCGTTCGTGAGCCTGGGCTCCGCCGCCGCCTACTCGGTCCTGGCCGGCGCCGGCGTCTCGAACACCGGCACCGCCACGGTCCTCGACGGCCACCTCGGCCTCAGCCCCACCGGAGTGATCGCCGGCTTCCCACCCGGGACGACGAAGGGCGTCATCCACGACAAGGACGCCGCTGCGGAACAGGCGCAGGCCGACCGTCAGGACGCGTACGACGCCGCAGCCGCCCAGACGAGCACGGACACGTTCGCCGGCGACCAGGCTGGGAAGACCATCAAGCCGGGCGTCCACAGCACGGCTGCGGCGTTCACGAACACGGGCACCATGACCCTCGACGCGGACGGCGACTCGAGCGCGGTCTTCGTCTTCCAGATCGGTGCGGCGTTCAGCTCCGCTGCCGCGACCAAGGTCGTCCTGACCGACGGCGCCCTGGCGAACAACGTCTACTGGCAGGTCCTCGGCGCCGTGTCCTTCGGTGCCGGCGCGAAGCTCGTCGGGACGTTCCTCGGTGCCGGTGTGATCTCGTTCGGCGAGGGGGCCTCCCTGAAGGGCCGCGCCCTCACCTCGAGCACGGTTGCCCTGGCCAACAGTCCGGTCACCGAGCCCATCGACGACCTGACTGCCCCGGTGGTGACCATCGCCGGGGGATCGGGACGCTCCACGAGCGACACCACCCCTGCGATCGCCGGTACGACGGACGAGGCGCCCGGCCGACGCGTCACGGTCTCGGTCGCGGGCCAGACTCTCGCCGCCACCGTCGGCGCCGGCGGGGCGTGGAGTGTGTCCGCGAACGCACTGAGCGAGGGGACGCACACCGTCGTCGCGTCCAGCACCGACGGGTCGCAGAACACGGGCAGCGCGGAGCAGGCCCTGACCGTCGACGTGTCTGCGCCGAGCTTGAACATCGACGGTGGCGACGCCGGCGCGACGAAGGACACGACGCCGACGATCACCGGATCGACGACGGAGCCGGCGGGGTCCGAGGTCCGGGTCACCGTCGGGGGACAGACGTTGGCGGCGGTGGTCGGGGCCGGTGGCCTGTGGGCCGTCATCGCGTCGCCGCTGACCGAGGATGCTCATGCGGTGGTGGCGTCCGGCGACGACGCGGCCGGGAACCAGGGGTCCGCGGTCCAGGTCCTCACGGTGGACCTGACCGTCCCGGTGGTGAGCATCGACGGTGGCGCCGCGACGTCGACCGTCGACACGTCGCCGTGGATCGCGGGCTCCAGCGCCGAGCGGGCCGGGACGACGGTGCGGGTGACGGTCGCTGGTCAGGACCTCACCGCGGTCGTCCAGCCCGGCGGCCGTTGGAGCGTCAGCGCGACCACGCTCCCCGTCGGGGCCCATCCGGTGGTCGCCGCCGTGACCGACGCGGCGCAGAACACCGGCACCGCCACCCAGACCCTGACCGTGACCCCGGTCGGCGGACCCGGTCCTGGCCCGGCCCCCGGCCCCGGCCCCGCACCCGGCCCGGGTCCCGGCCCGGTGCCGCCCGTGACGCAGGGTCGGCCCGACGCGGCCGTGCGAACTCCGGGCGGGAGGTTCGTGGGCGACGGTCGTTACGCGCTCTCGAGCCAGCGAGTGATCGAGAAGCTGACCGGCCGGGACCGGCGTGCCACGTTCGAGGTCCGGATCACGAACCGGGGCAACGTCGCGGATCGGCTGGTCCTGCGGGGCATGCCGAAGAACCGCAAGTTCAAGGTGACCTACCTGGTCGGCGGCCGGAACGTCACCAAGGCGGTCGTCGCCGGCCGCTACCGCACCGGCGCCCTGCGGCCGGGCGCTTCGACGCTCCTGACCGTCAAGGTCACGAGGACGGCCTTGGCCAGGGCGGGCAGCAGCCGGACGTTCGAGGTCCGGGTGGCGTCGTCGGTCTCCGCGTCCGAGCGAGACGCGGTGGCGGGCGTCGTACGCGTGCGTCGCTGA
- a CDS encoding GNAT family N-acetyltransferase: MTALPGPPPATWNALALQARNVFATHTWASTWWDEYGAGAVPHVLYDDPVRPRIVLPLQATGRLLRQVRWIGHGPADLLGPVCAPEDLGLAAPLLRKALAAGDLRTDVVLLQDGPVAAPWWQELETRPVSTEGCPVVRFTPGQDWPQWLAEKSKNFRYQVTKKRAVLERGHEVSFRLATAETFDDDLAALFTLHDARWQGESPLTEPRQRRFTSAFAAAALEQDWLRLWTMSLDGRCVAALLGFRFGPDFYCYQFGRDPALERESVGFVLLTHVVRDAIESGAAEFRFLRGDEDYKHRFATHDAGIATVAVPLGVRGRVAVAMAARRRSRPDVVPAS; the protein is encoded by the coding sequence GTGACGGCACTTCCCGGCCCACCTCCGGCAACCTGGAACGCCCTGGCCCTGCAGGCCCGCAACGTCTTCGCCACCCACACCTGGGCGAGCACGTGGTGGGACGAGTACGGCGCCGGCGCCGTACCGCACGTCCTGTACGACGACCCCGTGCGACCGCGCATCGTGCTCCCCCTCCAGGCGACCGGCCGGCTGCTGCGCCAGGTCCGCTGGATCGGCCACGGCCCGGCGGACCTGCTGGGACCGGTGTGCGCCCCGGAGGACCTCGGCCTGGCGGCGCCGCTGCTCCGGAAGGCGTTGGCAGCAGGTGACCTGCGCACCGATGTCGTCCTGCTCCAGGACGGCCCGGTCGCGGCGCCCTGGTGGCAGGAGCTGGAGACCCGTCCGGTCAGCACCGAGGGGTGCCCGGTGGTCCGGTTCACCCCGGGTCAGGACTGGCCGCAGTGGCTCGCCGAGAAGAGCAAGAACTTCCGCTACCAGGTCACCAAGAAGCGCGCCGTCCTGGAGCGGGGCCACGAGGTGTCCTTCCGGCTGGCCACGGCCGAGACCTTCGACGACGATCTCGCCGCCCTGTTCACCCTCCACGACGCTCGGTGGCAGGGCGAGAGCCCGCTGACCGAGCCCCGGCAGCGCCGGTTCACCTCGGCGTTCGCGGCCGCCGCGCTCGAGCAGGACTGGCTGCGGCTGTGGACGATGAGCCTGGACGGGCGCTGCGTCGCCGCGCTGCTGGGCTTCCGCTTCGGGCCGGACTTCTACTGCTACCAGTTCGGGCGCGACCCCGCCCTGGAGCGGGAGTCGGTCGGCTTCGTGCTGCTGACCCACGTCGTGCGCGACGCCATCGAATCGGGTGCCGCCGAGTTCCGCTTCCTGCGCGGCGACGAGGACTACAAGCACCGCTTCGCCACGCACGACGCGGGGATCGCCACGGTCGCGGTCCCGCTGGGGGTCCGCGGCCGAGTCGCGGTGGCCATGGCGGCGCGCCGGCGCAGTCGTCCGGACGTCGTGCCGGCGAGCTGA
- a CDS encoding polysaccharide biosynthesis C-terminal domain-containing protein translates to MTEETTVGEVTHRAARNAAVRAVAEVLGKVATLAWTVAAARMLSTEDFGMVSYALTIMLVLSSLAAWGFDPAITRRGSADPDALPRLYLATQVWKTLIAAPVFLVPWFLLVGSPSLGSGLVLGCLLLAGFPELWSHTARSAAAARQVSAGVSTALVVQRLVTALAVLLALEADLGVEGVALGFLLGTVVGWGAHVMAVRRLELRLPLRDLRGADLGAGIRGTFLIGLSSLVLMLLFRLDVLILGHLQGPDEVAVYSVAYRLLETVLFVTYAVNYAVLPVLSATADRGRRRLGYERALAVAGFVYLPFAVVCVVDGGSVLSLLFGASYADAAAPVLAWLAPAPLFVAAATFASSVLLALGRSRELLLGSTCSLLVNLVLNLVLIPPYGASGAAAATAVAYVVQAAVVLGGLRRLGERLSLLRPLACAAAASLVLLVVLVVTPLPLLVELVVGGAAYLGAWLVLIRRFEPEQQQVVLGLLTRQRAPDHR, encoded by the coding sequence GTGACTGAGGAGACGACGGTCGGAGAGGTCACCCATCGCGCGGCCCGGAACGCCGCCGTGCGGGCCGTCGCCGAGGTGCTCGGGAAGGTGGCCACCCTCGCGTGGACGGTCGCGGCCGCCCGGATGCTCAGCACCGAGGACTTCGGGATGGTGTCCTACGCGCTGACGATCATGCTGGTGCTCAGCTCGCTGGCCGCCTGGGGCTTCGACCCGGCGATCACCCGTCGGGGCAGCGCCGACCCGGACGCGCTGCCGCGCCTCTACCTGGCCACCCAGGTGTGGAAGACGCTGATCGCGGCGCCCGTGTTCCTGGTCCCGTGGTTCCTGCTGGTCGGCTCGCCGTCGCTGGGGTCGGGCCTGGTGCTGGGCTGCCTGCTGCTGGCCGGCTTCCCCGAGCTGTGGAGCCACACGGCCCGCTCCGCGGCCGCCGCCCGCCAGGTGTCGGCCGGGGTGTCCACCGCCCTCGTCGTCCAGCGGCTCGTCACCGCGCTCGCCGTCCTGCTCGCGCTCGAGGCCGACCTGGGCGTCGAGGGTGTGGCCCTCGGCTTCCTGCTCGGCACCGTCGTCGGCTGGGGCGCCCACGTGATGGCGGTCCGCCGCCTCGAGCTGCGCCTGCCCCTGCGTGACCTGCGCGGCGCCGACCTGGGCGCCGGCATCCGCGGCACCTTCCTCATCGGGTTGAGCAGCCTGGTGCTGATGCTGCTCTTCCGGTTGGACGTGCTGATCCTCGGCCACCTCCAGGGTCCCGACGAGGTCGCTGTCTACTCGGTCGCCTACCGCTTGCTGGAGACCGTGCTCTTCGTGACGTACGCGGTCAACTACGCCGTGCTGCCGGTGCTGAGCGCGACGGCGGACCGGGGTCGGCGCCGGCTGGGCTACGAGCGGGCCCTGGCGGTCGCCGGCTTCGTCTACCTGCCCTTCGCCGTGGTGTGCGTCGTCGACGGGGGCTCGGTGCTGAGCCTGCTGTTCGGCGCGTCGTACGCCGACGCGGCGGCGCCGGTGCTCGCCTGGCTGGCGCCGGCGCCGCTGTTCGTCGCCGCCGCGACCTTCGCGAGCTCGGTGCTGCTGGCGCTCGGGCGCTCCCGGGAGCTGCTCCTCGGGTCGACCTGCTCGCTCCTCGTCAACCTGGTCCTCAACCTGGTGCTCATCCCGCCGTACGGCGCGAGCGGCGCGGCGGCCGCCACCGCGGTGGCCTACGTCGTGCAGGCGGCCGTGGTGCTCGGCGGACTGCGCCGCCTCGGCGAGCGGCTCTCGCTGCTGCGCCCGCTGGCGTGCGCCGCGGCGGCCTCGCTGGTCCTGCTCGTGGTGCTCGTGGTCACTCCGCTGCCCCTGCTCGTGGAGCTGGTGGTCGGCGGCGCGGCGTACCTCGGTGCCTGGCTGGTGCTCATCCGCCGCTTCGAGCCCGAGCAGCAGCAGGTCGTGCTCGGGCTGCTGACGAGGCAGCGCGCCCCCGACCACCGATAA